From the Notolabrus celidotus isolate fNotCel1 chromosome 12, fNotCel1.pri, whole genome shotgun sequence genome, one window contains:
- the kirrel3l gene encoding kirre like nephrin family adhesion molecule 3, like isoform X3 → MTALYLIFCLMVTAATQAAYFSQQPQDQVVVAGQSVTLPCVIVGYRGMVQWTKDGLALGGERDLPGWTRYSLMGDPLSGEHSLLIDSADLADDAVYECQATQAGLRSHRAKLTVLVPPSDPMVEGGPVVRLKAHTPHNLTCRASGAKPAAEITWYRDGEVMETAIYSKAPMEDGKRETAVSMLPIVPEDSDSGRTYTCRVLNPAAPAGRQTSVTINVQHPPSVTLSVQPQTVTEGAKVLFICAASANPEITGYRWSKGGVPISEANGDSLEVTVDYSYFTDPVSCEVSNSVGSTNVSTLVDVQFGPRLLSEPKPMTVDIGMDAAFTCAWTGNPPLTLAWTKHGSSVVLSNGNTLQLKAVTQEDAGTYTCKAIVPRIGVAERDVTLTVNGPPIIAAEATQHAIKHSKGKLECRVESSPPPDKVVWTFGEMSLSSGSSGRYSVQTVTSDHGVVSSLVLSETLATDFQLRYNCTAWNRFGTGTALVTLKEQEALPMLIIVGGAVGGGCVLLICVIILVSLCCRHTGKGKRCTRLSKSDIRVQIVHSDHNATRGNDDEEDVKEPMAPNSSESPGTSRTEHSDLLEEEDDERSDIKDPTNGYYNVRGHEDRNIRSSGFSEYVPNTRPVYTPSQLPSPSPIYGQHGTQPRVYDFSHRYATTTAGRTAYEQQQAAAQQQQAAQPASIYPTDPAYSGSAYLPATYGRAFTSYVKPASYEKVDAYDQSDQASKVSSSSRFSYASSQVSSQQSDYGRPSQRMQTHV, encoded by the exons CAGCCACCCAAGCAGCCTACTTCTCCCAGCAGCCCCAGGACCAGGTGGTCGTAGCAGGCCAGTCGGTGACTCTGCCTTGTGTTATTGTGGGGTATCGGGGAATGGTACAATGGACCAAAGATGGCCTGGCACTGGGTGGAGAGCGAGATCTGCCAG GCTGGACTCGCTATTCCTTAATGGGCGACCCGCTATCAGGCGAGCACAGCTTGCTGATCGATTCGGCAGACTTGGCGGATGATGCGGTGTATGAGTGTCAGGCTACACAGGCAGGACTGCGCTCCCACCGTGCCAAGCTCACTGTACTAG TTCCTCCTTCAGACCCTATGGTGGAGGGCGGCCCGGTTGTTCGTCTTAAGGCCCACACACCGCACAACCTTACCTGCAGAGCCTCAGGAGCCAAACCTGCTGCTGAGATCACCTGGTACAGAGATGGAGAGGTCATGGAGACGGCGATTTATTCCAAG GCACCGATGGAGGATGGGAAGAGGGAGACAGCCGTCAGTATGCTTCCAATCGTCCCCGAGGACAGCGATTCTGGACGCACCTACACCTGCAGGGTTCTTAACCCTGCTGCCCCCGCTGGGCGACAGACATCGGTTACAATCAATGTCCAGC ACCCTCCTTCAGTGACTCTATCAGTCCAGCCTCAGACTGTGACCGAGGGAGCCAAGGTTCTCTTCATCTGCGCTGCTTCGGCCAACCCTGAAATCACCGGATACAG GTGGTCAAAAGGAGGAGTTCCCATCTCTGAAGCAAACGGTGACAGCCTGGAGGTGACTGTGGACTACTCCTACTTCACAGACCCGGTCTCTTGCGAGGTGTCCAACTCTGTGGGCAGCACCAATGTCAGCACCCTGGTCGATGTCCAAT TTGGCCCCAGATTGCTGTCGGAGCCAAAGCCGATGACAGTGGATATAGGGATGGATGCAGCCTTCACTTGTGCCTGGACTGGAAACCCTCCTTTGACCCTAGCTTGGACCAAGCACGGCTCCAGCGTG GTTCTCAGTAACGGTAACACCTTGCAGCTCAAGGCTGTTACCCAGGAGGACGCCGGAACATACACCTGCAAGGCCATTGTACCTCGGATTGGAGTTGCAGAAAGAGATGTCACTCTGACTGTTAATG GCCCTCCTATCATCGCAGCGGAAGCCACACAGCACGCCATCAAACACTCCAAGGGCAAGCTGGAATGTCGGGTGGAGAGCAGCCCACCGCCTGATAAAGTT GTGTGGACCTTTGGCGAAATGAGCCTGTCCTCCGGTTCCTCCGGCCGTTACTCAGTGCAGACAGTCACCAGCGACCATGGCGTTGTGTCCTCTCTGGTCCTGTCCGAGACGCTTGCGACGGACTTCCAGCTGCGCTACAACTGCACCGCCTGGAACCGCTTCGGCACTGGCACTGCCCTGGTCACTCTGAAGGAGCAAG AAGCCCTGCCTATGCTGATAATTGTTGGTGGAGCTGTGGGTGGAGGCTGTGTCCTGCTCATCTGTGTCATCATTCTGGTCTCCCTGTGCTGCAGGCACACAGGCAAAG GTAAAAGGTGTACTCGTCTCTCCAAGAGTGACATCAGAGTTCAGATCGTTCACAGTGATCACAACGCTACACGTGGCAACGATGACGAGGAGGATGTCAAAGAGCCCATG GCTCCGAACAGCAGCGAGTCCCCTGGGACGTCGCGCACAGAACACAGTGACCTCCTGGAAGAGGAAGACGACGAGAGATCAGACATCAAG GACCCCACCAATGGCTACTACAACGTCCGAGGTCATGAAGACCGCAACATCCGCAGCAGTGGATTCTCTGAATATGTCCCCAATACTCGGCCAGTCTACACCCCGTCCCAGCTGCCCTCCCCCAGCCCCATTTATGGTCAGCACGGCACCCAGCCTCGCGTCTATGACTTCTCCCATCGATACGCCACCACCACAGCAGGCAGAACAGCATACGAACAGCAGCAGGCGGCAGCCCAGCAGCAGCAAGCAGCCCAGCCTGCCAGCATTTATCCCACTGATCCGGCCTACAGTGGCTCCGCCTACCTGCCTGCTACCTACGGTCGCGCCTTCACCAGCTACGTCAAGCCTGCCTCTTATGAAAAGGTGGATGCGTACGACCAATCAGATCAGGCCAGCAAAGTATCCAGCTCATCTCGCTTTTCTTATGCTTCCTCACAAGTGTCCTCGCAGCAGTCTGACTATGGACGGCCCTCACAGCGGATGCAGACGCATGTCTGA